One window of Cetobacterium somerae ATCC BAA-474 genomic DNA carries:
- a CDS encoding GNAT family N-acetyltransferase, with protein MFKGKKIKLRAYYSNEVERVLKLIEEDNLRDTLSIGTIFPLSYEFQKSFMDKNLAPNGELFNFAIESLETNEYIGGCGINSLDRKNSVATIGLWIGKEYHGFGFGSDTLRVLCKFLFEEMNIHKIKLDYFEFNEAGRRCYEAVGFKEEGRNRKELYRYGKYYDTINMGLFKDELK; from the coding sequence ATGTTTAAAGGTAAAAAAATCAAGCTTAGAGCTTATTATTCAAATGAAGTTGAAAGAGTTTTAAAATTAATTGAAGAAGACAATCTAAGAGATACTCTATCAATTGGAACTATTTTTCCATTATCTTATGAATTTCAAAAAAGCTTTATGGATAAAAACCTAGCTCCTAACGGAGAACTTTTTAATTTTGCAATTGAATCCCTTGAAACTAATGAATATATTGGAGGATGTGGGATAAATAGTCTAGATAGAAAAAATAGTGTCGCCACAATTGGACTATGGATTGGTAAAGAATATCATGGTTTTGGTTTTGGTTCTGATACTTTAAGAGTTCTTTGTAAATTTTTATTTGAAGAAATGAATATTCATAAAATAAAATTAGATTATTTTGAATTTAATGAAGCTGGTAGAAGATGTTATGAAGCTGTCGGTTTTAAAGAGGAAGGAAGAAATAGAAAAGAATTGTATAGATATGGTAAGTATTACGATACTATCAATATGGGACTATTTAAAGATGAATTAAAGTAA